In Aquimarina spinulae, a single window of DNA contains:
- a CDS encoding HlyD family secretion protein, whose product MKQLFPKEIIENTIEVHQFEHSRKSKMIYTTILVAFIIALALLPFIKVDIYTTARGMLRPSKERIAITPLQSGKVVFVNMVDNQKVNKGDTLLMTNTSVVKEQITRSSTQIKETEQFITDCEYLINTAKPKFNNIQSARYQKEYLYFTQKIQELRTRFEKTKIDYLRNQKLFEKGVVAKVDYENSAFEHQLASSTLQQYRKQQKNNWQATVTEYHNTIRELKGGLTQLKQNQKELLITAPIDGILKNVLGIEPGSLIAGGLTIAEISPDTGLVAECYLSPSDIGLVGRNKSVNFQIDAFNYNQWGLATGKILEISKDVDIINERPVFKVRCAIDQGHLELKNGFKGSFNKGMTLSARFQLTQRTLYELLYDKVDDWFNPSSPTIAEVVNVE is encoded by the coding sequence ATGAAACAGTTATTTCCAAAAGAAATTATAGAAAACACCATAGAGGTACATCAGTTTGAACATAGTCGTAAAAGTAAGATGATCTATACAACGATATTAGTTGCTTTTATTATTGCATTGGCACTATTACCGTTCATCAAAGTCGATATCTATACTACGGCAAGAGGAATGCTAAGGCCTAGTAAAGAACGAATTGCTATTACTCCGCTTCAATCAGGTAAAGTTGTTTTTGTAAATATGGTGGATAATCAAAAAGTAAATAAAGGTGACACCTTGCTTATGACGAACACTTCTGTAGTAAAGGAACAAATCACCCGATCCTCGACACAGATTAAAGAGACCGAACAGTTTATTACAGATTGCGAATATCTGATCAATACAGCTAAGCCGAAATTCAACAACATACAATCGGCACGTTACCAAAAAGAATATCTGTACTTCACTCAAAAAATACAGGAGCTAAGAACCCGATTTGAAAAAACAAAAATCGATTACTTGCGTAACCAAAAACTGTTTGAAAAAGGAGTAGTCGCCAAAGTAGATTATGAGAACAGTGCTTTTGAGCATCAACTGGCATCGAGTACACTGCAACAATATCGAAAACAACAAAAAAATAACTGGCAGGCCACAGTAACAGAGTACCACAACACCATAAGAGAATTAAAAGGTGGATTAACTCAACTAAAACAGAATCAAAAAGAGCTGTTGATTACGGCACCAATAGATGGGATTCTTAAAAATGTTTTGGGTATCGAGCCGGGTAGTTTAATTGCAGGAGGATTAACTATTGCCGAAATATCTCCCGATACCGGACTGGTTGCAGAATGTTACCTCTCGCCATCAGATATAGGATTGGTGGGTCGGAATAAATCGGTGAATTTTCAAATCGATGCTTTTAACTATAACCAATGGGGATTAGCTACCGGAAAAATTCTGGAGATCAGCAAAGATGTAGATATCATTAATGAACGACCTGTTTTTAAAGTACGCTGTGCTATAGATCAGGGGCATCTCGAACTTAAAAATGGTTTTAAAGGGAGTTTTAACAAAGGGATGACACTTAGCGCACGATTTCAACTTACGCAACGCACCTTGTATGAATTACTTTATGATAAGGTAGATGACTGGTTTAACCCATCGAGTCCCACTATAGCAGAAGTAGTGAATGTCGAATAA
- a CDS encoding peptidase domain-containing ABC transporter, with protein MAKTKIKQHDITDCGAACLASISAHYKLQLPIARIRQFASTDKKGTNVLGLIEAADKLGFEAKGVRGDLDSLFKIPKPAIAHVIVNEKLHHYVVIYEVTKEHIKIMDPGDGRFHKKTHEEFNKEWTGVLVLLLPKEDFTTGNEKVSVYKRFWFLLKPHKGVLTQAFVGAIIYTLLGFSTSIYIQKLTDHVFMGTSTKLLNLLGIVMVTLLLLKLIVGAYKDVFLIKTGQQIDSRLILGYYKHLLKLPQQFFDTMRVGEIISRISDAVKIRNFINGVALNLTVNILILIFSFGLMFTYYWKLALIMLAIIPIYAIIYVITNKLNKRTERGIMEKSADLESQLVESLNAVGTIKRFGLEGFANIKTETRFIGLLKIGYKSALNSVFSNSSTGTIAQLFTIILLWSGSFFVIQKEITAGELMAFYAIIGYFTNPVASLISANKQIQNALIAADRLFEIMDLEREEGEQKIKLTKDSIGDINFSSVGFRYGSRVEVFKDFNLEIQTGKITAIIGESGSGKSTLMSLLQNIYPIQKGQISIGNQDLKHIENGSLRDLVSVVPQKIDLFAGNVIDNIAVGEFAPDIERIMEVCKAIGILEFIENLPNSFATYLGENGATLSGGQKQRIAIARALYKNPEVLVLDEATSSLDSTSENYIQKAVQSLRDQDKTIIIIAHRLSTVINADKIVVLEKGKVVEEGNHEVLYARQEKYYELWQKQMPVVDHIPKINAVA; from the coding sequence ATGGCTAAAACAAAAATAAAACAACACGATATCACTGATTGCGGTGCGGCTTGCCTGGCATCAATTTCGGCACATTATAAATTGCAACTGCCAATCGCACGTATTCGACAGTTTGCAAGTACCGATAAAAAAGGAACCAATGTATTGGGATTAATCGAAGCTGCCGATAAACTCGGGTTTGAAGCCAAAGGAGTACGTGGGGATCTGGATAGTTTGTTTAAAATCCCTAAACCTGCCATCGCTCACGTGATCGTGAATGAAAAATTACATCATTATGTAGTGATCTACGAAGTAACTAAAGAGCACATCAAAATAATGGATCCGGGAGATGGTAGGTTTCATAAAAAAACACATGAAGAATTTAATAAAGAATGGACAGGAGTATTGGTACTACTACTACCAAAAGAAGATTTTACAACAGGTAACGAAAAAGTATCGGTTTATAAACGATTCTGGTTTTTATTAAAACCGCATAAAGGAGTATTGACACAGGCTTTTGTTGGGGCAATCATCTATACCTTATTAGGGTTCTCTACCTCGATATACATCCAAAAACTCACTGATCATGTTTTTATGGGTACCAGTACCAAACTGCTTAATCTGTTAGGAATTGTTATGGTCACATTATTACTTTTAAAACTAATAGTAGGAGCATACAAAGATGTTTTCCTGATCAAAACCGGGCAACAGATCGATTCGCGACTCATTCTTGGGTATTATAAACACCTGTTAAAACTACCACAGCAATTTTTTGATACGATGCGGGTCGGAGAGATCATCTCCCGAATTAGTGATGCTGTAAAAATCAGAAACTTTATCAATGGAGTAGCCTTAAACCTAACCGTTAATATTCTAATCCTGATATTTTCTTTTGGATTGATGTTTACCTACTATTGGAAACTGGCGCTGATCATGCTGGCGATTATTCCAATATATGCGATCATATATGTAATTACGAATAAACTAAACAAGCGTACAGAACGAGGGATTATGGAAAAATCTGCAGATCTGGAGAGTCAGTTGGTAGAATCTCTAAACGCTGTAGGAACTATCAAAAGATTTGGTCTTGAAGGCTTTGCCAATATTAAAACAGAAACCCGCTTTATTGGGTTATTAAAAATAGGATACAAGTCTGCATTAAACAGTGTATTTTCTAACTCCAGTACCGGTACTATTGCACAATTATTTACCATCATCCTATTATGGAGTGGTTCTTTTTTTGTAATTCAAAAAGAAATTACTGCCGGAGAACTTATGGCTTTTTATGCGATTATAGGATATTTTACCAATCCTGTTGCCAGTTTAATCAGTGCTAATAAACAGATCCAAAATGCATTGATTGCAGCAGATCGTTTGTTTGAGATCATGGACCTGGAACGCGAAGAAGGGGAGCAGAAAATAAAACTCACAAAAGATAGCATTGGTGATATCAATTTCTCTAGTGTAGGGTTTAGATATGGCTCCAGAGTAGAGGTTTTTAAAGATTTTAATCTTGAGATTCAGACAGGGAAAATCACAGCCATTATCGGGGAGAGTGGTTCGGGAAAATCTACTCTGATGTCTTTACTACAAAATATCTACCCTATCCAGAAAGGACAAATATCTATAGGAAATCAGGATCTGAAACACATCGAGAATGGTAGTCTAAGAGATCTGGTAAGTGTGGTGCCACAAAAAATAGATCTATTTGCCGGTAATGTGATAGACAATATTGCAGTAGGAGAATTTGCTCCAGATATAGAGCGCATTATGGAAGTATGTAAAGCCATAGGTATTCTTGAATTTATAGAAAATCTGCCTAATAGCTTTGCTACATATCTGGGAGAAAACGGAGCTACCTTATCTGGAGGACAAAAACAACGTATTGCCATTGCCCGAGCATTATATAAAAATCCTGAAGTATTAGTCCTAGACGAAGCTACCTCATCACTGGATAGTACTTCTGAAAATTATATCCAGAAAGCAGTACAAAGTCTGCGCGATCAGGATAAAACCATCATCATTATTGCCCACCGATTAAGTACAGTGATTAATGCCGATAAAATTGTAGTACTCGAAAAAGGGAAAGTAGTAGAAGAAGGAAATCATGAAGTATTATATGCCCGACAGGAAAAATACTATGAACTATGGCAAAAACAAATGCCAGTAGTAGATCATATCCCTAAAATAAATGCTGTTGCATAG
- a CDS encoding Blp family class II bacteriocin → MKNLNNLEFQELSQQEAIEINGGCPWCLAAGVAIVGAFVVGAAVGLAVGISKGIREELDKK, encoded by the coding sequence ATGAAAAATTTAAACAACTTAGAATTTCAAGAATTATCACAACAAGAGGCAATAGAAATCAATGGTGGATGCCCTTGGTGTCTTGCTGCTGGAGTTGCAATAGTAGGTGCATTCGTAGTAGGAGCAGCTGTAGGATTAGCTGTAGGTATAAGCAAAGGTATCAGAGAAGAGCTTGATAAAAAATAA
- a CDS encoding vitamin K epoxide reductase family protein → MDQTVLKVLLQLKRELSLEISSEKLESLLLSHQDYPSIFSFSDTLKKIGVENKAGRISSDQLQQLSPIFLAYSIEDGLVIVTKISSTEINYYSGNSNTLIVESFEGFLQKWNGIVLLIDTDAIVEMSNEDLTREKLKRTKHFGALSLLVILITLSIKSYHGVFNLFLLTKLAGTLISLLIVYTEVSIIHKSKFCKSNDHINCEGVLNSGASKIFSWLSMSDLGLLYFSGSFIAVCIASMTSNFKSVTFLISILSFFAFPYIFFSIYYQYKIVKKWCMLCLAIQGIFFIETLLSSYFLFNNNFESSIQGFLIPGISFSLIIIIWSYLKNPVYKYFQFKESMYKYARLKNNPEVFTLLQEKENLLNTSFTENHIVFENSKDIDKRAALVINPYCHLCAKEFQKILEINKTSEGINFSLIFSDTDSNEISQFLIELYYKMTKSEFLSVLSKWFEHKNLNTLKEKYAIEISEKSRATYAQHKKWCTQNNILQTPLTIFNNRKLSNHYTIEDLITF, encoded by the coding sequence TTGGACCAAACGGTATTAAAAGTTCTTTTGCAACTTAAAAGAGAACTCTCGCTAGAAATTTCTAGTGAGAAATTAGAATCACTTTTGCTTAGTCATCAGGATTATCCCAGTATCTTTTCTTTTTCTGATACATTAAAAAAAATAGGTGTCGAAAATAAGGCAGGGAGAATCTCATCGGATCAATTACAGCAATTATCTCCTATTTTTCTAGCGTATTCTATAGAAGATGGCCTGGTAATCGTTACTAAAATTTCAAGTACCGAAATAAACTACTATAGTGGTAATAGTAATACCCTTATTGTAGAAAGTTTCGAGGGTTTCTTACAGAAATGGAATGGTATTGTACTTTTGATTGATACCGATGCTATTGTTGAGATGTCTAACGAAGATTTGACTCGTGAAAAACTAAAAAGAACGAAGCATTTTGGAGCTTTGTCTTTATTAGTTATTCTTATCACCTTATCGATAAAAAGTTATCATGGAGTATTTAATCTGTTTTTACTCACAAAATTAGCAGGAACTCTTATTAGTCTACTAATAGTATATACCGAGGTTAGCATCATACATAAATCTAAATTTTGTAAATCTAACGATCATATAAACTGCGAGGGTGTCTTAAATTCTGGGGCTTCCAAAATTTTTTCCTGGCTTTCTATGTCAGATTTAGGGTTATTATACTTTTCAGGAAGCTTTATAGCAGTTTGCATTGCCTCTATGACCTCTAATTTCAAGAGTGTTACTTTTTTGATAAGTATACTTTCCTTTTTTGCATTTCCATATATATTTTTCTCTATTTACTATCAATATAAAATAGTCAAGAAATGGTGCATGCTGTGCCTGGCAATCCAAGGGATATTTTTTATAGAAACCTTACTTTCTTCATATTTTCTTTTTAACAATAACTTCGAATCATCTATACAGGGGTTTCTCATACCTGGTATTTCTTTTTCACTCATCATCATTATATGGTCTTATCTGAAAAACCCTGTATATAAATATTTTCAATTTAAAGAAAGTATGTACAAATATGCAAGGCTAAAAAACAATCCCGAAGTTTTTACACTGCTACAAGAGAAAGAAAACCTTCTTAATACTTCTTTTACTGAAAATCATATCGTATTCGAAAATTCTAAGGATATTGATAAAAGAGCAGCTTTGGTCATAAATCCTTATTGTCATCTTTGCGCAAAGGAGTTCCAAAAAATCCTTGAAATCAATAAAACTTCTGAAGGTATCAATTTCTCGTTGATTTTTTCTGATACAGACAGCAATGAAATCTCACAATTTCTTATTGAACTGTATTATAAAATGACAAAATCAGAATTCTTATCCGTATTAAGTAAGTGGTTTGAACACAAGAATCTAAATACGCTAAAAGAAAAGTACGCTATAGAAATATCTGAAAAATCAAGAGCAACCTATGCCCAACACAAAAAATGGTGTACTCAGAATAATATTCTGCAAACTCCGCTTACTATTTTTAATAATAGAAAATTATCAAATCACTATACTATAGAAGACCTTATCACATTCTAA
- a CDS encoding regulatory protein RecX, whose product MYRNPITSITVAEALRKMERYCAYQERCHKDVEDKLRTMKLIPEAKEKIILHLLDQNFLNEERFAKAFARGKFNIKKWGKQRIVRELKFRNISPYNIKTALKEIPEKEYFEAFHKLAEKKYHSITEQNKNKKRKKLVDYLLYRGWETTLVYEKVNELFSVI is encoded by the coding sequence ATGTATAGAAATCCCATTACATCTATAACTGTAGCCGAGGCATTGCGAAAAATGGAGCGCTATTGTGCCTACCAGGAACGTTGTCATAAAGATGTAGAGGATAAATTAAGGACGATGAAACTTATCCCAGAGGCTAAAGAAAAAATTATCCTACACCTTCTGGATCAAAATTTTCTTAATGAAGAACGTTTTGCCAAAGCCTTTGCCCGGGGGAAATTTAATATCAAAAAATGGGGTAAACAACGAATAGTACGTGAACTCAAATTTCGTAATATCTCACCCTACAATATAAAAACGGCACTTAAAGAAATACCCGAAAAAGAGTATTTTGAAGCTTTTCATAAGCTTGCCGAAAAAAAATACCACAGCATTACCGAGCAGAACAAAAACAAAAAACGCAAAAAACTAGTTGATTATCTTTTGTATCGAGGCTGGGAGACCACTCTTGTTTATGAAAAAGTAAATGAGCTATTTTCTGTGATTTAA
- a CDS encoding S41 family peptidase yields the protein MNLHNSIKNLKRCFLILSVILFTACQSDDDQSQPEPEKTINGFWLAEDKGYVVEITDTTKVLYGINSVGCTIIENNFVPEESWGIPLDLIGPDKLVGAPELSASSIEFKRLLNQNEFCLPDQIANTKDPKINFDHFWNIFNDYYAFFETRNVNWSQYKNLREQVTSENFYDTLGELVFLLKDGHVGIDDEDNNIAINAGSPDLISRLNSSLSGNLIIESGEDYNTLYNQKLQTIASKYLGNEFKADEKGKIVWGMIGNDIAYINILGMEGYSDTTKNEMEILNSVLDKIMNDLKGAAVSKLIIDVRFNGGGYDMASVNIASRFLDHERLAFSKKAKLGDGFTKNTSVSMTPKGDFQYKEDIVVLTSPLTASAAEVFTLCMKDLPYVTLVGDNTNGVFSDILVHTLPNGASIALSNEVYSDANGKVYEAIGVGPGEENRVPLFSNDDFVNEKDSGIERAIALLSK from the coding sequence ATGAATTTACACAACAGTATTAAAAACTTGAAGAGATGTTTTTTAATCTTATCCGTGATTTTGTTTACAGCTTGTCAGTCTGATGATGATCAATCCCAGCCTGAACCAGAAAAAACTATAAATGGCTTTTGGTTAGCCGAAGATAAAGGGTATGTTGTAGAGATTACCGACACAACAAAAGTGTTGTATGGTATAAATTCTGTTGGATGCACTATTATAGAAAATAATTTTGTGCCAGAAGAATCCTGGGGTATACCGCTAGATCTAATTGGCCCTGACAAATTAGTAGGAGCTCCAGAGCTTAGCGCATCTAGTATTGAGTTTAAGAGGTTATTAAATCAAAATGAGTTTTGCCTCCCTGATCAGATTGCCAATACTAAAGATCCAAAGATTAATTTTGATCATTTTTGGAATATTTTTAATGATTATTATGCTTTTTTTGAAACAAGAAATGTAAACTGGTCGCAATACAAGAACCTAAGAGAACAAGTAACTTCAGAGAATTTTTATGATACCCTAGGGGAGTTAGTTTTTCTTTTGAAAGATGGGCATGTTGGTATTGATGATGAGGATAATAATATTGCGATCAATGCAGGTTCTCCTGATCTGATTTCTAGATTGAATTCAAGTTTAAGCGGAAACTTAATTATCGAATCTGGAGAAGATTATAATACACTATATAACCAGAAATTACAAACTATAGCATCAAAGTATTTAGGTAATGAATTTAAAGCTGATGAAAAAGGAAAAATAGTCTGGGGGATGATTGGTAATGATATCGCATATATTAATATTTTGGGAATGGAAGGGTATAGCGATACCACAAAAAATGAGATGGAAATATTAAACTCGGTATTAGACAAAATAATGAATGACCTTAAAGGTGCGGCAGTTTCTAAATTAATAATCGATGTTCGTTTTAATGGTGGGGGATATGATATGGCTTCAGTGAATATAGCTTCGCGATTTTTGGATCATGAACGACTTGCATTTTCTAAAAAAGCAAAATTAGGAGACGGTTTTACTAAAAATACATCGGTATCTATGACTCCCAAAGGTGATTTTCAATATAAGGAGGATATAGTAGTATTAACAAGCCCTTTAACAGCAAGTGCAGCAGAGGTTTTTACACTTTGTATGAAAGATTTACCTTATGTAACATTAGTTGGTGATAATACAAATGGAGTTTTTTCAGATATTTTAGTACACACTTTACCAAACGGAGCTTCAATAGCATTGTCTAATGAGGTGTATAGTGATGCTAATGGAAAGGTTTATGAAGCGATTGGGGTTGGTCCAGGTGAAGAGAATAGGGTTCCATTATTCTCGAACGATGATTTTGTTAATGAAAAAGATAGTGGTATAGAAAGAGCGATCGCTCTGTTAAGTAAATAG
- a CDS encoding cupin-like domain-containing protein, which produces MKLNLEQIPRVKSITKEEFLKKYVTLQKPVVIERLIVDWPAYTKWNLSYINDIAGDKTVPLYDDRPVSSERKFNEAHTSMRMGAYLTLLEQGPTNYRIFLYNLLKEVPRLQQDFRYPEEIGLKFMKKLPFLFFGGSGSKVFMHYDIDLANILHFHFHGEKQCILFPPSETKYLYKLPHSLLSHQGIDYANPDFEKWPALQHARGYIANLKHGETLYMPEGYWHQMTYLTPGFSMSIRSAPQGVVQFSKACYNVFFMRYLDNFMRKTRGEKWIDYKNNKAVLRTNKRNGYTKEEI; this is translated from the coding sequence GTGAAATTAAATTTAGAACAAATACCAAGGGTAAAATCAATTACCAAAGAGGAATTTCTTAAGAAATATGTAACACTACAAAAGCCGGTTGTAATCGAACGGTTAATTGTAGATTGGCCAGCGTATACCAAATGGAATCTTTCTTATATTAACGATATAGCAGGTGATAAGACCGTTCCTTTGTATGATGACAGACCTGTTTCGTCTGAGCGTAAATTTAATGAAGCTCATACTAGTATGAGAATGGGAGCATATCTTACTCTACTTGAACAAGGGCCTACCAATTATCGTATTTTTTTATATAATTTGCTGAAAGAAGTACCTCGGCTTCAACAAGATTTTAGATATCCAGAGGAGATAGGATTAAAATTTATGAAAAAACTACCATTTTTGTTTTTCGGAGGTAGTGGCTCTAAAGTTTTTATGCATTATGATATAGATTTAGCTAATATTCTTCATTTTCACTTTCACGGAGAAAAACAATGTATATTATTTCCACCTTCAGAAACAAAATATTTATACAAATTACCACATTCATTACTATCTCATCAAGGAATAGATTATGCAAATCCGGATTTTGAAAAATGGCCTGCATTACAACATGCCAGAGGGTATATTGCAAATTTAAAACATGGCGAAACATTGTATATGCCAGAAGGATATTGGCATCAGATGACGTATTTAACTCCGGGGTTTTCTATGAGTATTCGTTCTGCGCCCCAGGGAGTTGTTCAGTTTTCTAAAGCTTGTTATAACGTGTTTTTTATGCGATATCTGGATAATTTTATGCGAAAAACCAGAGGAGAGAAGTGGATCGATTATAAAAATAATAAGGCAGTTCTGCGAACGAATAAAAGAAACGGATACACTAAAGAAGAGATATAG
- the bioB gene encoding biotin synthase BioB: MSVIRHDWTKQEILDIYNTPMMDLLYKAATIHREYHDPNVVQVSTLLSIKTGGCPEDCGYCPQAARYHTDIEGNDLMSVQQVKAQALRAKSSGSSRVCMGAAWRNVKDGPEFENVLEMVRTINKLDMEVCCTLGMITENQAQRLAEAGLYAYNHNLDTSEEYYKEVISTRGYEDRLKTIDNVRKTNVTVCSGGIIGMGEEVSDRAGMLAALSKLNPQPESVPINALVAVEGTPMEEEKPVAIWDMIRMVATTRIVMPKTQVRLSAGRTEMSREGQAMCFFAGANSIFAGDKLLTTPNPDVNKDMEMFKTLGLNPQKPFVKKAQPETVEAEDSVFEPLGEKPKWSRPDHTIERNQAAKEKAKGVIADK, from the coding sequence ATGAGCGTTATTAGACACGATTGGACCAAGCAAGAGATTCTTGATATTTACAATACACCTATGATGGATTTACTGTATAAAGCAGCAACTATTCATCGCGAATATCATGATCCCAATGTCGTACAGGTATCTACCCTGTTATCTATTAAAACAGGAGGGTGTCCTGAAGATTGTGGGTATTGCCCACAAGCGGCCAGATATCATACCGATATCGAGGGTAATGACCTGATGAGCGTACAACAGGTAAAAGCACAAGCACTTCGTGCAAAATCTTCGGGAAGTTCTAGAGTATGTATGGGAGCTGCCTGGCGTAATGTTAAAGATGGGCCAGAATTTGAAAATGTGCTCGAAATGGTTCGTACGATCAATAAACTTGATATGGAGGTATGCTGTACATTAGGTATGATTACCGAAAATCAGGCTCAGCGATTAGCAGAGGCAGGATTATATGCCTATAACCATAATTTAGATACTTCAGAAGAATACTATAAAGAAGTAATCTCTACAAGAGGTTATGAAGATCGATTAAAAACAATTGATAATGTTCGTAAAACGAATGTAACTGTCTGTAGTGGTGGTATTATTGGTATGGGAGAAGAAGTAAGTGATAGAGCAGGAATGTTGGCAGCATTATCAAAATTAAACCCACAACCCGAATCAGTACCTATAAATGCATTGGTTGCTGTAGAAGGAACACCAATGGAAGAAGAAAAACCCGTAGCAATATGGGATATGATTAGAATGGTAGCTACTACCAGAATCGTAATGCCAAAAACACAAGTACGATTATCTGCAGGACGGACCGAAATGAGTAGAGAAGGGCAAGCCATGTGCTTCTTTGCCGGGGCAAATTCTATATTTGCAGGAGATAAGTTATTAACGACCCCTAATCCAGATGTAAATAAGGATATGGAGATGTTTAAAACATTAGGACTTAATCCGCAAAAACCATTTGTTAAAAAGGCTCAACCAGAAACAGTCGAAGCAGAAGATTCTGTATTTGAACCTCTGGGAGAAAAACCTAAATGGTCCAGACCAGATCATACTATCGAAAGAAACCAAGCAGCAAAAGAAAAAGCTAAAGGAGTGATAGCAGATAAATAG
- a CDS encoding alpha/beta fold hydrolase, with the protein MKTQITLFLGSLILLFSAQAQETIHGEFESQLININGYKINVETKGKGNPIVFIAGGPGNSHDYMQGNFGKYHKNRQVIFFDGLGRGLSDDAKDIKEYSIQGDVETLEGIRKALQLSKWTVVGHSYGTVVAQAYALKYPQYTEKMILINGFHSGLMWQANCDSYNHYAKTHFPEKWKVVDSLRSEGFVSSDSEFSKVYGDFPTKYIYYHNTELKQPVPKDVKRSWNSDVYYTIVGRDADFHVTGDMGDIDFRRELKKIQSPTLIIAGRYDGVSTPEFAIQYKTYMPKAKFVMFEKSGHNPYLEEPEKFFELFESFLEIKH; encoded by the coding sequence ATGAAAACACAAATCACTCTTTTTTTAGGGAGTCTTATCTTACTTTTTTCAGCTCAGGCACAAGAAACTATTCATGGTGAGTTTGAGTCTCAGTTAATCAATATTAATGGATACAAGATTAATGTAGAAACCAAAGGCAAAGGAAATCCAATAGTATTTATTGCGGGAGGACCCGGAAATTCTCATGATTATATGCAAGGTAATTTTGGGAAATATCATAAAAATCGACAAGTAATTTTTTTTGATGGTTTAGGGAGAGGCCTATCCGATGATGCCAAAGATATTAAGGAATATTCAATACAAGGGGATGTAGAAACATTAGAAGGTATTAGAAAAGCGTTGCAGTTGTCTAAATGGACAGTAGTAGGACATTCTTATGGTACTGTAGTTGCTCAAGCTTATGCCCTAAAATATCCTCAATATACAGAGAAGATGATATTAATTAATGGGTTTCATAGTGGATTAATGTGGCAGGCAAATTGCGATAGCTATAATCATTATGCCAAGACACACTTTCCAGAAAAATGGAAAGTAGTAGACTCATTACGATCAGAAGGGTTTGTATCGAGTGATTCTGAATTTTCAAAAGTATATGGGGATTTTCCAACAAAATATATATACTATCATAATACAGAATTAAAGCAACCTGTCCCTAAAGATGTAAAACGTTCATGGAACTCTGATGTGTATTATACCATTGTTGGAAGAGATGCTGATTTTCATGTTACAGGTGATATGGGAGATATAGATTTCAGAAGAGAGTTAAAGAAAATACAATCACCGACTTTAATCATTGCCGGCCGTTATGATGGTGTATCAACACCAGAATTTGCAATACAGTATAAAACCTATATGCCTAAGGCAAAGTTTGTAATGTTTGAAAAAAGTGGCCATAACCCGTATCTAGAAGAACCCGAAAAGTTTTTTGAACTGTTTGAGAGTTTTTTAGAGATAAAGCATTAA